One window of Dyadobacter sandarakinus genomic DNA carries:
- a CDS encoding PD-(D/E)XK nuclease family protein, producing MAQTFLNAAARHILGQHSSLENVHIVVPTRRAAFFLMRELAVETALPLMSPTVVAVDDFVESLCALQVEDPVHLLFDLYETFREIDPAISFERFMGWASVLLADLDRVDQYLVDTDYLFSYLSEAQAISRWQSNLPEGRELSMGGGTSQYFSLFENIKTLYTSFRTRLAQKGKAYRGMAYREVAEHGAEDLTASAGFEKIYFAGFNAFTQSEKVIIQRLRKAGKAEVLWDTDRYYMSANKNMEAGRTLREYQQSGTFGPWNWTTDDLLRSSKTITVYGVPNATLQTKVAGQLYRQMRKLDSADEPTPTAIVLADENLLLPMLYSLDEQVEDLNVTMGLSMRNSLLYTLVDGIFELQQNMVEFRVKSGKTVRVPKFSHKTIDKILNHPFIRHYEHSALHPLADGQTIVRRTLREITNGNKVFLSSADLLDLGEQHPLFKVLFTHWPKNDPKAIIASFYQLIELLREVYKDYKNALETEYLYLFYTLLKQFEQTIEEKSGLVTLRTLKSFMFELIRQTKIPFSGEPVSDLQIMGMLETRALDFRRLIILSMNEGMLPQAKRQNSLIPFDAAQEAGLPTHQHQEAVMSYHFYRLLQRADEVHLLYTSTNDAPGGGERSRFVRQLEYELTAYNPKIRIINKTVSFEAGRQQELAETVQKDAGLIAAIREYLGNKGLYPTHLNEYIRCSMQFYLKHIVGVKEKEEVEEELGMDKIGTWLHAVLEKLDQDFFLHDKDPSEAEIELVLRQEFEERFRGYVTEQGLNRIYFQIGSQQIMTFLKHQMQQEPRKKILAAEQPLRTSASFILQGMETPVRFGGKIDRIELTADGTLQVMDYKTGSVEVAGRQKLADPMQRDEVLRRNRDRKVGYVRQLWMYEYLMYKKMLDEGGLTLRDENYGFGVPVKSGFYSFRDPKTPISNPLELTATPDPAAFIAHSEGILTDILNELLDPEIPFSQTDDAGTCTYCDFAGICGR from the coding sequence ATGGCACAAACTTTTCTCAATGCCGCGGCACGGCACATACTCGGTCAGCATTCGTCCCTGGAAAACGTGCACATTGTGGTACCCACACGCCGCGCTGCATTTTTTCTGATGCGGGAACTGGCCGTGGAAACTGCCCTTCCGCTCATGAGCCCCACAGTAGTGGCAGTGGACGATTTTGTGGAAAGCCTGTGCGCATTGCAGGTGGAAGATCCTGTGCACCTGCTTTTTGACCTTTATGAAACCTTCCGCGAGATTGACCCTGCCATCAGCTTCGAGCGGTTTATGGGCTGGGCATCCGTACTGCTTGCCGACCTTGACCGGGTGGATCAGTACCTGGTGGATACGGACTACCTCTTTTCCTATCTTTCCGAAGCACAGGCCATCAGCCGCTGGCAGAGTAACCTGCCGGAAGGAAGGGAGCTAAGCATGGGCGGTGGTACTTCCCAGTATTTTTCACTTTTTGAAAACATCAAAACCCTGTACACATCCTTCCGTACGCGGCTTGCACAGAAAGGGAAAGCATACCGCGGTATGGCCTACCGGGAAGTAGCCGAGCACGGGGCGGAAGACCTCACAGCATCTGCCGGTTTTGAAAAAATATACTTTGCCGGGTTCAATGCATTCACCCAGTCCGAAAAGGTGATTATACAAAGGCTGCGAAAGGCGGGCAAGGCTGAGGTACTCTGGGATACGGACCGCTATTACATGTCGGCCAACAAGAATATGGAAGCTGGCAGGACCCTGCGCGAGTACCAGCAGAGCGGCACATTCGGGCCGTGGAACTGGACAACCGACGATCTGCTCAGATCTTCCAAAACAATCACGGTGTACGGTGTACCCAATGCAACGCTTCAGACCAAAGTAGCGGGACAGCTGTACCGCCAGATGCGGAAACTGGATTCGGCGGATGAACCTACGCCTACTGCCATAGTACTGGCCGATGAAAACCTGCTGCTGCCGATGCTCTATTCGCTTGATGAGCAGGTCGAAGACCTGAATGTAACCATGGGGCTTTCCATGCGTAACTCATTGCTATATACCTTGGTAGACGGCATTTTTGAATTACAGCAGAACATGGTGGAGTTCAGGGTAAAAAGCGGCAAGACCGTGCGGGTGCCCAAGTTCAGTCACAAAACCATTGACAAAATACTTAACCATCCCTTCATCAGGCACTATGAGCACTCGGCATTGCACCCGCTCGCCGACGGGCAGACGATCGTGCGAAGGACCTTGCGGGAAATTACGAATGGCAATAAGGTTTTTCTGAGCTCGGCAGACCTGCTGGATCTGGGAGAGCAGCATCCCCTCTTTAAAGTACTCTTTACGCACTGGCCCAAAAATGACCCGAAAGCGATTATAGCCAGCTTTTATCAACTGATCGAGCTATTGAGGGAAGTTTACAAGGATTATAAAAACGCACTGGAAACCGAATACCTGTACCTCTTTTATACCCTGCTTAAACAATTTGAACAAACGATTGAAGAAAAGTCGGGGCTGGTTACCCTGCGTACTCTCAAATCGTTCATGTTTGAGCTCATCAGGCAAACAAAAATCCCTTTCAGCGGTGAGCCGGTAAGTGACCTGCAGATCATGGGAATGCTCGAAACGCGGGCGCTTGATTTCAGGAGACTGATCATTTTGTCCATGAATGAAGGCATGCTGCCGCAGGCTAAGCGGCAAAACTCGCTGATTCCGTTTGATGCGGCGCAGGAAGCGGGGCTGCCCACGCACCAGCACCAGGAAGCTGTGATGAGCTACCATTTTTACAGGCTGCTTCAGAGAGCCGACGAGGTACACCTGCTTTATACCAGCACCAACGATGCTCCGGGCGGCGGTGAGCGGAGCCGGTTTGTGCGCCAGCTTGAATATGAGCTGACCGCTTACAATCCCAAAATCAGGATCATCAACAAAACGGTTTCATTTGAAGCCGGGCGGCAGCAGGAACTGGCAGAAACGGTCCAGAAGGACGCCGGCCTGATTGCAGCTATCCGTGAGTACCTCGGCAACAAGGGCTTATACCCCACGCACCTGAATGAATACATCCGCTGCTCCATGCAGTTTTACCTCAAACATATTGTAGGCGTAAAAGAAAAGGAAGAAGTGGAGGAAGAGCTGGGAATGGACAAGATCGGGACTTGGCTGCACGCTGTGCTGGAAAAACTGGATCAGGACTTTTTCCTGCACGACAAAGATCCTTCAGAAGCTGAGATTGAGCTTGTACTGAGGCAGGAATTTGAAGAGCGTTTCAGAGGGTATGTGACTGAGCAGGGCCTGAACCGCATTTATTTTCAGATTGGCAGCCAGCAGATCATGACTTTCCTGAAACATCAGATGCAGCAGGAACCCCGGAAAAAGATCCTTGCCGCAGAACAGCCGCTTCGTACGAGTGCCAGCTTTATTTTGCAGGGCATGGAGACGCCCGTTCGTTTCGGCGGTAAGATCGACCGCATTGAGCTCACTGCCGACGGCACATTGCAGGTCATGGATTACAAAACCGGAAGTGTGGAAGTAGCCGGCAGGCAGAAGCTTGCAGACCCTATGCAGCGCGACGAGGTACTACGCCGCAACCGGGACCGGAAAGTGGGTTACGTACGCCAGCTCTGGATGTACGAGTACCTGATGTACAAGAAAATGCTGGATGAAGGCGGACTCACGCTGCGGGATGAAAATTATGGCTTCGGCGTTCCAGTGAAGTCCGGCTTTTATTCGTTCCGTGATCCGAAGACTCCGATCTCCAATCCATTGGAACTTACGGCTACACCTGATCCGGCGGCATTTATTGCGCATTCGGAAGGTATACTGACCGATATTCTCAACGAGCTGCTCGATCCCGAAATTCCGTTCAGCCAGACAGACGATGCCGGAACATGTACCTACTGCGATTTTGCGGGGATTTGCGGAAGGTAG
- a CDS encoding putative porin: MAHSAAQAQVRMPGNMRMPGGGGGGSKGGGQGGGAILDDSTKNIYGPKTTRHFYENDILNNRDSARYLVDTSLTYFHRWTPMDLSWGKLADLGNTVTATRNLFFEPRSDIGTQLGMRVYDAYAIKQDEVQYMDTKSQHTELIFHGGGRKTSMGRFAYTQNVHSRFNFGLRAQRLTSNKQYGFVNTLNSGAFLGQNWTLLMHTSFFSKNGRYAILAHYRHMNQKVREQGGVIPNVEDGVENPYSYDGAANMSDDANSWERRHVFHIYQQYRLANGFQVFQQADYQSTIDRFTDLAISRGLEKGVYPVSRFASDSTRQDIYFKLFDNKVGIKGFYSGFNYRAYLRQRFYGMRAESQIGNDAGRPYAKYRTGLKFDNIAGAWLGYYLKDSVQYLTAEAELNLAQNVEYKLKAELNTRWGKAGFQSIQTAPDLLTQRYFGNAFEWRNNFDPTKVQTVYASLALKTKKINFVPEIQVHQVNDYIYYDTAAVPRQLNAGFRILRVGFNSNIRLNRWNFTTMGYMTLNDNKDVIRIPTYFASSEISFDFVYAKVLFIQLGLAGRYRSSYLADAYMPVTQQFHLQDNTRLPGNVVVDAFANIRITRVRMFFKMAYLNQGGQFGVFPEGYYVTPGYLGLARAFSFGINWPLFD; encoded by the coding sequence TTGGCTCACAGCGCAGCGCAGGCACAGGTACGTATGCCGGGAAATATGCGGATGCCGGGTGGTGGAGGTGGCGGTTCCAAAGGCGGAGGTCAGGGAGGCGGCGCTATTCTTGACGATAGTACCAAGAACATCTACGGCCCGAAAACGACCCGGCATTTTTACGAAAATGATATCCTCAATAACCGCGACTCCGCCCGGTACCTTGTGGATACAAGCCTTACCTACTTTCACCGCTGGACACCCATGGACCTGTCGTGGGGAAAGCTGGCAGACCTCGGCAATACAGTCACCGCCACACGCAACCTGTTTTTTGAACCCCGGTCGGATATCGGTACGCAGCTGGGAATGAGGGTGTACGATGCCTATGCGATCAAGCAGGACGAGGTGCAGTATATGGATACCAAATCGCAGCATACGGAATTGATCTTTCACGGGGGAGGACGAAAAACTTCCATGGGCCGCTTTGCATACACGCAAAACGTGCATTCGCGCTTCAACTTCGGGCTCAGGGCACAGCGCCTGACGTCCAACAAGCAGTATGGTTTTGTAAACACGCTCAACTCGGGCGCCTTTCTCGGACAAAACTGGACTTTGCTGATGCATACCAGCTTTTTTTCCAAAAACGGAAGGTATGCGATCCTGGCCCACTACCGACACATGAACCAGAAGGTGCGGGAACAGGGGGGCGTGATCCCGAACGTGGAAGACGGTGTGGAAAACCCCTATTCTTACGACGGCGCGGCAAACATGAGCGACGATGCCAATTCCTGGGAGCGGAGGCATGTGTTCCATATTTACCAGCAATACCGGCTGGCCAATGGTTTTCAGGTTTTTCAGCAGGCAGATTACCAGAGTACCATCGACCGCTTCACAGATCTCGCAATTTCCAGGGGACTTGAAAAAGGTGTTTACCCTGTTTCCCGGTTTGCATCCGATTCCACGCGGCAGGATATTTATTTCAAATTGTTCGATAATAAAGTAGGTATCAAGGGCTTCTACTCCGGATTCAACTACCGGGCATACCTGCGCCAGCGCTTCTATGGCATGCGGGCTGAAAGTCAGATCGGCAATGACGCAGGGCGGCCCTATGCAAAGTACCGTACGGGTCTTAAATTCGACAACATTGCCGGTGCCTGGCTGGGGTACTACCTCAAAGATTCCGTTCAATACCTGACCGCGGAAGCAGAGCTGAACCTGGCGCAAAATGTGGAGTACAAGCTCAAAGCCGAGCTGAATACGAGGTGGGGTAAAGCCGGGTTCCAGAGCATTCAGACTGCTCCTGACCTGCTTACCCAGCGTTATTTCGGCAACGCTTTTGAATGGCGGAACAACTTTGACCCAACCAAGGTACAGACGGTTTATGCGTCACTCGCGCTGAAAACAAAAAAGATCAACTTTGTTCCGGAAATACAGGTTCACCAGGTCAACGATTACATTTACTATGATACCGCTGCCGTGCCCCGGCAGCTCAATGCAGGGTTCCGGATTCTGCGGGTAGGCTTCAACTCCAATATCCGCCTCAATCGCTGGAACTTTACCACCATGGGTTACATGACGCTCAACGACAACAAGGATGTGATCCGCATTCCGACCTATTTTGCCAGCAGCGAAATCAGCTTTGATTTTGTGTATGCCAAAGTATTGTTTATCCAGCTAGGGCTCGCCGGGCGCTACCGTTCATCGTACCTGGCCGATGCCTATATGCCTGTGACGCAGCAGTTTCATCTACAGGACAATACCCGCCTGCCTGGGAATGTGGTAGTGGACGCATTTGCGAATATCCGCATCACGCGGGTACGGATGTTTTTCAAAATGGCCTACCTGAACCAGGGTGGTCAGTTCGGTGTATTTCCGGAAGGCTACTATGTGACGCCCGGCTACCTCGGACTGGCGCGTGCATTTTCATTCGGGATCAACTGGCCGCTGTTTGACTAA
- the lpxK gene encoding tetraacyldisaccharide 4'-kinase, with amino-acid sequence MNEQNGLKALLAPLNSLYGGIMAARSQAYSTGLLRSVRVLQTVISIGNLTVGGTGKTPVTEYLAHLLSARRKVAILSRGYGRSSRGFVLASSTSTAADIGDEPLQYFTKFGNSVAVAVCENRVEGAHILHDQFPEHSLLLLDDAYQHLAIRRDINLLLNDYNRPFYKDAPFPGGRLRESRRAAKRADAVIVTKCPENLDNSERASITERLHRYTQAGTPIFFSSTAYQGALDFNNQPVALKNVKMVAGIANPAPFAAHLARSFVVEDRLVFPDHHNYTAGEVLAMIQNLKKGTFVVTTEKDMVKLKPLAEQLGLTGQFAYIPVSVCFGHDSERFNEWIFKQIGTRAVR; translated from the coding sequence ATGAACGAACAAAACGGGTTAAAGGCACTGCTGGCGCCGCTCAACAGCCTTTATGGCGGCATTATGGCGGCGCGTAGCCAGGCTTACAGCACTGGATTGCTGCGCTCGGTCCGCGTTCTGCAAACGGTCATTTCAATAGGCAATCTTACGGTTGGAGGAACTGGAAAAACGCCTGTGACTGAGTACCTGGCCCACCTTTTGTCGGCTCGCAGGAAGGTTGCCATTCTCAGCCGCGGCTATGGCCGTAGTTCCAGGGGATTTGTACTCGCCTCTTCGACCAGCACAGCCGCCGATATCGGGGATGAGCCTCTTCAGTATTTTACCAAATTTGGCAACTCCGTCGCAGTAGCCGTGTGCGAAAACCGGGTGGAAGGTGCACACATTTTGCATGATCAGTTTCCGGAACACAGCCTGCTCCTCCTGGACGATGCTTACCAGCACCTTGCGATTAGACGGGATATCAACCTGCTTCTTAACGACTACAACAGGCCATTTTATAAAGATGCGCCTTTCCCCGGCGGCAGGCTCCGCGAAAGCCGGAGAGCGGCAAAGCGCGCCGATGCCGTTATTGTGACAAAGTGCCCTGAAAATCTTGACAATTCAGAGAGAGCCAGCATAACGGAACGTCTCCACCGCTATACTCAGGCAGGCACACCCATCTTTTTTTCTTCCACAGCCTATCAAGGTGCACTGGACTTTAACAATCAGCCCGTGGCGTTAAAGAATGTTAAAATGGTTGCCGGCATTGCAAATCCGGCTCCCTTTGCAGCACATCTTGCCCGGAGCTTCGTTGTTGAAGACAGGCTGGTATTTCCGGATCACCACAATTATACTGCCGGCGAGGTGCTGGCCATGATTCAAAACTTAAAAAAAGGTACTTTTGTGGTTACGACCGAAAAAGATATGGTCAAGCTGAAACCCCTTGCGGAACAGCTGGGCCTGACCGGGCAGTTTGCATACATTCCCGTTTCTGTGTGCTTCGGCCATGATTCGGAACGTTTTAATGAATGGATTTTTAAACAAATCGGAACCCGGGCCGTCCGGTAG